From a region of the Primulina eburnea isolate SZY01 chromosome 7, ASM2296580v1, whole genome shotgun sequence genome:
- the LOC140836132 gene encoding AP2/ERF and B3 domain-containing transcription factor RAV1-like, giving the protein MDGSRFKGVVSQPNGRWGAQIYEKHQRVWLGTYNKEQEAAKSYDIALKRFRGRPVNEEDDFETVFLNSHPKSEIVDMLRKHTYNDELERSRRRYGGSGEKPSKYWRIRPLYGGDTVARSRELLFEKAVTPSDVGKLNRLVIPKQHAQKHFHVQNISMNSKGLLLNFEDMGGKVWRFRYSFWNSSQSFVLTKGWRRFVKMKNLRAGDIVTFQRSSGPDKQLYIDRKERDASDVGVSSEESGLDRSVQMVRLFGVDIRCGNGGGGDDGGIAIVDGNW; this is encoded by the coding sequence ATGGATGGTTCCAGATTCAAAGGCGTAGTCTCTCAGCCCAATGGCAGGTGGGGTGCGCAAATCTACGAGAAGCATCAAAGGGTTTGGTTAGGAACTTACAATAAGGAACAAGAGGCGGCGAAATCTTACGACATCGCCTTGAAAAGATTCCGCGGCCGCCCGGTGAACGAAGAAGACGATTTCGAGACAGTGTTCTTGAATTCTCATCCGAAATCCGAGATAGTCGACATGCTCAGGAAACACACGTACAATGACGAGCTCGAGCGGAGCAGGAGGAGGTACGGCGGAAGCGGAGAAAAACCCTCGAAATACTGGAGAATCCGCCCTCTTTACGGAGGAGACACGGTGGCAAGGTCCCGGGAACTCCTCTTTGAGAAGGCGGTTACACCTAGCGACGTGGGAAAGCTCAACAGGCTAGTAATTCCCAAACAACACGCTCAAAAACACTTCCATGTACAGAATATCAGCATGAATTCAAAAGGGTTGCTATTAAATTTTGAAGACATGGGAGGTAAAGTGTGGAGGTTTCGTTATTCTTTCTGGAACAGCAGCCAAAGCTTTGTTTTAACGAAAGGGTGGAGAAGATTCGTGAAGATGAAGAACTTGCGGGCTGGAGACATCGTTACTTTTCAAAGATCTTCAGGCCCGGATAAGCAGTTGTACATCGATCGGAAGGAGAGGGATGCGTCAGATGTCGGTGTGTCGAGTGAAGAGTCGGGCCTGGATCGGTCTGTTCAGATGGTTAGGTTATTTGGAGTGGATATCCGTTGCGGTAATGGCGGTGGCGGCGACGATGGCGGGATCGCCATTGTTGATGGTAACTGGTAA